One window of Watersipora subatra chromosome 3, tzWatSuba1.1, whole genome shotgun sequence genomic DNA carries:
- the LOC137389798 gene encoding cAMP-dependent protein kinase type II regulatory subunit-like isoform X1: MIGWTEDKVTLMTRFPAMPSTDYQVPEGLTELLQGFTVAVLRNQPANLNVFARDYFERQCLNDLTNPEYSYNYSDEESECESPPPEYISKQNYRRKSVSAERYDPAESDGEDAGEVRTVNPKTDEQRLKLNEAVKNILIFKALDTEQLGHVLDAMCMKEVKAGQEIITQGDEDADFFYVIQSGKYDTFVKDSLVFTYDNAGSFGELALMYNTPRAATITASTDGTLWTLDRNSFRKIVLKSAFLKRRMYEDFIESLPILKSLEAYERTNVCDALTSKTYEDGTEIICEGDEALCMYFIEVGEVRVMRTSTEILQGANGENREVNRLTKGEYFGELGLISKKPRAASVFAVGQVKCAVLDVEAFERLLGPCMDILRRNSEGYEEDMIRVFGGKDQIADLR; encoded by the exons ATGATTGGCTGGACAGAAGATAAAGTGACGTTGATGACCAGGTTTCCAGCCATGCCTTCCACAGACTACCAAGTACCAGAAGGTCTTACAGAGCTCCTGCAAGGCTTCACCGTTGCTGTACTTAGAAACCAACCAGCTAACCTGAATGTATTTGCAAGGGATTACTTTGAGAGACAATGTTTAAACGATTTAACAAACCCCGAATACAGCTATAACTACAGCGATGAGGAGTCAG aatGTGAATCACCACCTCCAGAGTATATAAGCAAGCAGAACTATCGTCGCAAATCTG TGTCTGCTGAAAGATACGATCCAGCAGAATCTGATGGTGAAGACGCTGGTGAAGTTAGG ACTGTGAACCCAAAGACAGATGAACAAAGACTGAAGTTAAACGAAGCTGTGAAGAACATATTAATATTCAAAGCATTAGACACA GAACAGCTGGGACATGTTCTTGATGCGATGTGCATGAAAGAG GTTAAAGCTGGCCAAGAGATTATCACACAAGGAGACGAAGACGCCGACTTTTTCTACGTAATTCAGTC AGGCAAATATGATACATTCGTAAAAGACTCCCTGGTCTTCACATATGATAATGCAGGAAGCTTTGGCGAGCTTGCGTTGATGTATAACACTCCTAGAGCTGCCACAATCACGGCATCCACTGACGGCACTCTATGGACACTG GACCGGAACTCCTTTAGAAAAATTGTACTGAAGTCTGCTTTCTTGAAACGACGAATGTATGAGGACTTCATAGAGTCTCTTCCTATACTCAAATCTCTGGAG GCCTACGAACGGACGAATGTATGTGATGCTTTGACTTCCAAAACATATGAAGATGGAACTGAAATTATCTGTGAG GGAGACGAAGCCCTGTGTATGTACTTCATAGAAGTCGGAGAAGTACGGGTTATGAGAACC AGTACGGAAATACTGCAG GGTGCCAATGGGGAGAATAGGGAGGTGAACCGGTTAACGAAAGGAGAATACTTCGGAGAGCTTGGTTTAATTAGCAAGAAGCCGAGAGCTGCCTCTGTTTTCGCTGTCGGACAGGTGAAGTGCGCTG ttttggATGTCGAGGCTTTTGAGAGGCTATTGGGCCCTTGCATGGACATATTGAGGAGAAACTCGGAAGGGTATGAAGAGGATATGATTAGGGTGTTTGGAGGGAAAGACCAGATAGCAGATCTCCGATA A
- the LOC137389798 gene encoding cAMP-dependent protein kinase type II regulatory subunit-like isoform X2: MIGWTEDKVTLMTRFPAMPSTDYQVPEGLTELLQGFTVAVLRNQPANLNVFARDYFERQCLNDLTNPEYSYNYSDEESECESPPPEYISKQNYRRKSVSAERYDPAESDGEDAGEVRTVNPKTDEQRLKLNEAVKNILIFKALDTEQLGHVLDAMCMKEVKAGQEIITQGDEDADFFYVIQSGKYDTFVKDSLVFTYDNAGSFGELALMYNTPRAATITASTDGTLWTLDRNSFRKIVLKSAFLKRRMYEDFIESLPILKSLEAYERTNVCDALTSKTYEDGTEIICEGDEALCMYFIEVGEVRVMRTGANGENREVNRLTKGEYFGELGLISKKPRAASVFAVGQVKCAVLDVEAFERLLGPCMDILRRNSEGYEEDMIRVFGGKDQIADLR; the protein is encoded by the exons ATGATTGGCTGGACAGAAGATAAAGTGACGTTGATGACCAGGTTTCCAGCCATGCCTTCCACAGACTACCAAGTACCAGAAGGTCTTACAGAGCTCCTGCAAGGCTTCACCGTTGCTGTACTTAGAAACCAACCAGCTAACCTGAATGTATTTGCAAGGGATTACTTTGAGAGACAATGTTTAAACGATTTAACAAACCCCGAATACAGCTATAACTACAGCGATGAGGAGTCAG aatGTGAATCACCACCTCCAGAGTATATAAGCAAGCAGAACTATCGTCGCAAATCTG TGTCTGCTGAAAGATACGATCCAGCAGAATCTGATGGTGAAGACGCTGGTGAAGTTAGG ACTGTGAACCCAAAGACAGATGAACAAAGACTGAAGTTAAACGAAGCTGTGAAGAACATATTAATATTCAAAGCATTAGACACA GAACAGCTGGGACATGTTCTTGATGCGATGTGCATGAAAGAG GTTAAAGCTGGCCAAGAGATTATCACACAAGGAGACGAAGACGCCGACTTTTTCTACGTAATTCAGTC AGGCAAATATGATACATTCGTAAAAGACTCCCTGGTCTTCACATATGATAATGCAGGAAGCTTTGGCGAGCTTGCGTTGATGTATAACACTCCTAGAGCTGCCACAATCACGGCATCCACTGACGGCACTCTATGGACACTG GACCGGAACTCCTTTAGAAAAATTGTACTGAAGTCTGCTTTCTTGAAACGACGAATGTATGAGGACTTCATAGAGTCTCTTCCTATACTCAAATCTCTGGAG GCCTACGAACGGACGAATGTATGTGATGCTTTGACTTCCAAAACATATGAAGATGGAACTGAAATTATCTGTGAG GGAGACGAAGCCCTGTGTATGTACTTCATAGAAGTCGGAGAAGTACGGGTTATGAGAACC GGTGCCAATGGGGAGAATAGGGAGGTGAACCGGTTAACGAAAGGAGAATACTTCGGAGAGCTTGGTTTAATTAGCAAGAAGCCGAGAGCTGCCTCTGTTTTCGCTGTCGGACAGGTGAAGTGCGCTG ttttggATGTCGAGGCTTTTGAGAGGCTATTGGGCCCTTGCATGGACATATTGAGGAGAAACTCGGAAGGGTATGAAGAGGATATGATTAGGGTGTTTGGAGGGAAAGACCAGATAGCAGATCTCCGATA A